The Primulina tabacum isolate GXHZ01 chromosome 10, ASM2559414v2, whole genome shotgun sequence region ttcaatgattatgcatgattctaaatttttattatatcacAAGTTAACACATGCCTAATATTTTTCTatggtttaagaaaaattgtgtGACTTCCTCCAATATTATCTCGATATATTTCGAGGTGACAACAAGATTGTTTTTGTCTCTTTTTTTAGTCAAAGTGTCTAACCAGCtaattcataacatatatgatGGTAGCATAGAAAACCCCTCGTCAAATAAATTCACTAAGCCAAATATTGAAACTCAAATAAAATTCtacaatatttcatcaaattaattttgactaTCATAAAATGCTCATGAAATCTAAATGGTTATATTATTAGATGAGAATCATGAGATATTGAATGAGACAAATACTTTgacatatatttgaatgatatctcATATGCATATCTTAATTACATTATTCGTATTTCttctcaagatttttaaaatacaataattaattttatatatcgttccacaagatataaaatattataaaacaaaatataaactcgatagaagaaaatttgtttagtttcaatgaataatataatattatgttctaAACGCAACAAATGAGATTGAAACTATATCATCCTCATGACATGATGCACGCAATCATTATTTCAAAGCTTCCAAAAAATGACGATCAAGATGACTTTCTTCAATTGCGTCAAATTAAATGAGGACACAATTCTAAGATATAGTcatttgaagagatttcaagtaTTTTTCTCACAGTGATTGAGAGATAgttgttaaaaatttattaaccttatagctatatgttgataatattgatactaaatatataaaaatgatatcaCAAATATCACAATATTTGAAGAAGGTGCAACATCATTCATTGgttatgttgttgaagaatACATAGGTTATACATATTTTTAGTCACAAGTGAAAACTTAACACgagaaaaaacattttttcttaagagttatagttgatgattgtcaaaagcggaaaaatcatttaacaataaaaaaatagtcgggaaaataagattatcagataaaaacaatgtagaaaacaGAAAAAATGGCGTGATAAAGAAGCAAACTACGAGCATGTCAGATCCCCAATAAAGATTGTAAATAACATAATAGATGTTAAAGACGATCAGATACTTGCTGAACATACCAAAATAGTTATATGCATATTATAACAACTAAGACAAAGAGTTGTTGAGTTGTCAAAATCAACCAAGAAGCATATTGAAAAGTGTGTCAAGTGGATAAGATAATTTATCTGATTCATATACCGTCTATggtcatgattttttattttttatggctTAGTTTGTTTCAGTTGATAAATGTTATTAACcatgttttaattcatttaaatattatcaaaatttcgtaCATATATTTTCAACAGTTTAGATTTTTACGTGCAACGCACGCACATTtttctagtatatatatatatacacacacacacacacacgaacTGAATGTTTAAAACTTGAAAAGTTAAAATGTTGTGCAGCCATTAGGTACCTTGTCAAATTCTTTGTTTGACGTGCCCACCCATCTCAAATTCTCTACCATTCTGTCCGGATTAAAAGCTTCATCCTTTTCCTCAATTTCAATAGGCCGATGAATCTGTTCTTCTCTTAAGTTGTTCATATATCTCGAAGAACTAATGTCAGGAATCTTTGGGTTATTACTATGAACAAAGAATGAAAAATCATCAGTAGGTGCGTAAGTTCTTGCAGTCCAAGGATCATGATTTTGAAGATTATGCGAAGCTTGAGCCACCGACAAGATTTCCTCTAAAATTTCAGTTTGATTTGTATTTTGATCATCGAACATAGGACTCGGACGCGAGAACGCGGTAGGATCCCTAGAAAAGTATGCCTGGGATAAGTGCTGTACTTCTAATGGAGGAAGTGAAAACCGGTGTTGTAACCTTGCACATTCTAAAGCTATGTCAACCTGAAAAATAGGGGAAAAAATAACAATTTGTAGCATAATTAAGTATTAGAAATAGGATGATGAATTtgtacaaaaataatataattttgacgGGGGGTACCTTTGATGGTGGACACGGTAACGGGTTGCAATCGGAGTAAGGATTTGGGAAGCTGAATGTCTCTTCGGATAAGTACTGCATCCATTTTGCATCACTTGATGGTCCAGTTACGATATCATCAACATCCTCCCCTGAGTTATAAAGATGCTGATGCTGGTGATGATCATTTATACCGGAGGACCGATCGCTTGCTGATGTTACGTGCTCGTCTCCTATTACTTTTGGCCCCATgttcaaactcttcttgaatATTCGGCACAGAGCATAAGCATCCTGAAAATATTTCCCGAAAAAAGAAGCAACTTTGATGATTTGATGTGATGTTAAAATTGCCAACCGATGTTAATACGTGTGTGTGTAATGTGCTGAGGTAATTATTATTCCGTACGtctcatatatatattaattctactttatagaaagcatgttcAATTCCGAAACAACGAAACTAGGGTTCCAAGTTTCACCTGGAGGCCTGTATTCGTCTCGCATTCCCTTTCGTCGAGACGATATTCGTGCATGACCCAATCTGTCCGGGATCCATGAGGTGCCCTCCCTCTATAGTAAACTAGGGTTTTCTTCATGCCCACAGCCCTCATCTGTGAATTTACCTTCCTATCCTTTCCCGTGGCCTTCCAATATCCCGCTTTTGTAGCCCGATTAGTCCTCGAACCATTGGGATATTTACGATCTCGAGGGCTAAAAAAGTACCATTCAAGATCTTTGCTTGGCAACAATGATTTTCCTGCTTGTCATTATAATCTATTCAAATTAATGACTCAACATGCATGCCATCTTACCATATTTGTGACAAATAACTATCCATCAGATTCAAATTTCTCTTCATGAATTGAACATAAACTTCTTAATCAAAGATAATCACATGGGTTTATATGGCTTTTCTTGGAGTTGTTACAATTAAACTAAAGTAGCTAGGATAAAAAGCAGTGAGTTTTGTAAGATATATATTATTCAATCGAAGAATGttcttcttttattttctttttgacTTATTACAATATGAAAAAGCTGTAGGGACCCGTCATGATTAAGCAATTTCCCCTTTCTCCAAGGGGTTACACTATTGAAAAAACAAAGCTAATTATTGTTGACCGATAAATTGGCAGTTCTTGAGGActacttttttaaaatttaaagctCCAACTTAACGTTGTGTTAACTAAATAAATTCCATAATATTGGATACGTCAAAATTGTACAATTATAGTGTTATCAAATTTGTGTTTATGATTTTTCTCCATGTGCTACCGAAAATTTTAGTTAAATGGGATGGTCATGAAATCTCAAAATCATGTTATTATTTGAAGACCCTGACTGTGCATCAGGCGATGAATGAAATTTTTGGCAGATTccctcaggaaatattttctatGATTGTATAGTATGATAtgttgtcaaaataaatacagGAGTTGTACCTTTCTTCATCTTTTCACTTAAACTAATTTTGCAAATTTCTCCATTCTTTTCCTTCAGTCTTAATCAAAGTATAACGTTTTTGTCTTGCgtaacacaaaaaaaaaacactgaATTTCACATAACCTATTTGCCATCATAACACTTTCTATCTAATCAACATTGTTTTAGAGAGATCAATGAATTTTGTTTTGACGATACTTTTacgtatatatttttaaaaaatacataatttataattttagaaaaaatttcattttaaaaaatggaCTTTTCGTATTTCTCATGACTATACAACGTGATAGTAATGAAAGAAATATGTACCTGGCAGGTCCCATGGCTCACATTTGTATAGATCAACTTCAGGAATGACTTCAAGCTCTATTTTTTGACCATTGATCTTCCTCTTCAGATAATATGCAACAAGCTCCTCATCCGTCGGATGAAACCGGAAACCAGGTGGCAATGACACCGGGGCCATTGTGTATGATTAATCTTCTGATGAAAATGAAGAGAACTGTCTGGCTAGCCTCGAACCAAAAACAACAGAGACAGACCAGCCTCCTAAATATATATAGGACACCTATATATTGATCGAACTGTCGAAAAGCAACCAAATTAAAATAGATAACCTACACAAATCATAGTCCACACACATGTTTTGAATATAAAAATCGTAAATGCACATGTAAATACTGTATATATGCAtacaaacaaatatatatacatgttaAGAAAATAATGAGTGTGTCAGAGCCCAAGAATAGcgcaaataaaaaatttcaagtcaagaGAATAAGAGAGAACCTTAGTTCGAGAAGATCCAAAATGGATTGAGGAGGGAAACGATGAAGCACACAAATTGGTAGAAGGGGGAGGTTTTGATAAGAGAACAAAAAGAGAAAAGAATgcttacaaagaataaaatattaaaaagctAATGTGGGAGGCAGCCACCCCCTACAACTATTTCACTTTACCTTTAAGAAAAAATATaccatattttatttatttttaattaaaatgtttgctTTAATTGCCACTCTTTCTTCCCAAGCTCGCTTTCCTTTTCCTTGATCCTTTTCTTTGAGTTATGTGTGACACAAACTGATCGATCATTACATAAATATCTGTGAATACAACTTTGTTAATATTTCCCATTTTaatttgttatgatttaataataaatatattattttatatcttaataaAAAGGGagtgttaattattaattaattttccaTATTAGCTAGCTAGCTAGTATATTGATCCTATTCTTGGGACATATCCTTTGTTGGAATCTGAGGTTGCCTGTTCCACGTGGTAACATGTCATTTGATGCATTGACATCATGAATTGAACTGGGTTTTGTTAGGGATCTTTGAATTGCTCCAAACTCAAACAAACATGTGTTTTCATTTGGCGGCTTTCTTAACTGTAACATCTCGACAAGAACATATATTATTTTTGCATTAATTATACATATATGTGTAGTaataaatattttggaacaatGATTGATTGTGATTATATGATTATACAATATCTATTTTTAGATGGTATATTTGATCTTACCTTATAtttttttctgttgagaattgtttttttttttttttggtaaaatatTAAGATTGTTTACTCCAAGTGTATAAATTTTTATGCCTTAATTGATCGATTAAAGCAAGATTAATGAAAGATATAACCACACATAAGAGGAAAAAGATTAGAGAACAATTTCCCATTTAATACATGGAAATTTTAATACATAAGATCTAAAGAATAACTTCCCATTTAATAATTACgtaattattgttattatttttgccctgttattattaattattgccTAGCTAGAAATCATCTACATCCAAAATAACCCATATTAAAACTCattaaataatagtataatagaatatatatatatatattttttaaaaaaatttaacttttctaATATTTTCCTTAATATGTGAAAACACATATACATGAGACGGATAGAGTAAAAAAAAACCTTAGGGAGATTTTGGCTAATTTTATTCGCACAAATGAAATTGAAACATGTGCAATAAATGGAGTGTAAATAAGATTTGTGGAGAATTTTCATTTCTTTCAAGTGTGGTAGTTATAGAATTATCATGCTGTCCCCTCCACACGTGCTATTGAATTTAAGAATATGGctcttttaattattttcgtGGAGATGAactttagtttttttaaaagaaaaataattattcaaaacttaatataataGGACTCGATAAAAATTACTTGACTTTAGCTTTGCTATTC contains the following coding sequences:
- the LOC142506224 gene encoding NAC domain-containing protein 54-like, whose translation is MAPVSLPPGFRFHPTDEELVAYYLKRKINGQKIELEVIPEVDLYKCEPWDLPGKSLLPSKDLEWYFFSPRDRKYPNGSRTNRATKAGYWKATGKDRKVNSQMRAVGMKKTLVYYRGRAPHGSRTDWVMHEYRLDERECETNTGLQDAYALCRIFKKSLNMGPKVIGDEHVTSASDRSSGINDHHQHQHLYNSGEDVDDIVTGPSSDAKWMQYLSEETFSFPNPYSDCNPLPCPPSKVDIALECARLQHRFSLPPLEVQHLSQAYFSRDPTAFSRPSPMFDDQNTNQTEILEEILSVAQASHNLQNHDPWTARTYAPTDDFSFFVHSNNPKIPDISSSRYMNNLREEQIHRPIEIEEKDEAFNPDRMVENLRWVGTSNKEFDKNFSDDFKSVPVENISSIQGEGQDFQGKTSNQNLKNNQIFEGLVIDNTSDNFLVDDDGDMDEFSSTPNFDMYEKIQINHGLLISTRQAPKTFYYKVVPSKTVRVHHNQVAFHQFPITISKSSGLCDKFVSFSRSKGLGFFRVMKPWSLKNLMIQSRERGLQENEGTDDFKGWSFCDKIVSAIRPYLALVLALFLTPFSHDL